One Neomonachus schauinslandi chromosome 9, ASM220157v2, whole genome shotgun sequence DNA segment encodes these proteins:
- the SPATA7 gene encoding spermatogenesis-associated protein 7 isoform X1, with protein MDGSRRVRATSVLPRYGPPCLFKGHLSTKSNAFCTDSSSLRLSTLHLVKNHMAVHYNKILSAKAAVDCSVPLSMSASIKYADQQRREKLKKELARGERDLKLNKTAMQANSKNNSKSLFNTLQKPSGEPQDEDVLIGEVNGFPSFTRSPRSPVTSSERLHLNLPKSDEVLTNGTEKNSSSSVFNMDYTASGPRRACSGTSYGKGPKSTFPNTHRFQLVISKAPSGDLLDKHSELFSNRHLPFTPRTLKTEAKSFLSHYRYYTPAKRKKDFTDQRIEAETQTELSSFKSDFETVDTKNFTDSEENTKQASNCMTYDIKGKIAPLPLQGHDLPWDENKDGTLQCSSPRAVRQYSLQLPPERKLHSDEEELLYLSFIEDVTDEILKLGLFSNRFLERLFERHIKQNKHHLEEEKMRHLLHVLKVDLGCTSRENSVKLDDTDMLNLLDFEQAENSEENEDKRKHDTTIQQERQEYQKALDMLLSVPKDENERLSSPNEFFLPIYKSKYSEGVIIQQVNDETNLGPSAWDDKNPSVSDSLTDQETSVNVIEGDSDTEKAETSNELCCLSTELSPALQLHSVQGDNSHDMAGPTLKIMEMSIED; from the exons ctttttgcACTGACTCCTCCTCTCTCAGACTAAGTACTCTCCACCTGGTCAAGAATCACATGGCTGTTCACTATAATAAAATCCTTTCAGCCAAAG ctgcAGTAGACTGCTCGGTTCCATTAAGCATGAGTGCCAGCATCAAAT ATGCAGACCAACAACGAAGAGAGAAACTCAAAAAGGAATTAGCACGAGGTGAAAgggatttgaaattaaataaaacagcaaTGCAGGccaattctaaaaataattccaaGTCACTATTTAACACTCTACAAAAG CCCTCAGGAGAACCACAAGATGAAGATGTGTTAATTGGAGAAGTGAATGGATTTCCATCCTTTACAAGGTCACCAAGGTCACCAGTAACTTCTTCAGAGAGACTACACCTAAATCTACCTAAATCTGATGAAGTCCTCACAAATGGTACCGAGAAAAACTCCAGTTCCTCCGTGTTCAACATGGATTACACTGCCTCTGGGCCCAGGAGAGCATGCTCTGGAACTTCATACGGCAAAGGGCCCAAGAGCACATTCCCAAATACCCATCGGTTTCAGTTAGTTATTTCAAAAGCACCCAGTGGGGACCTTTTGGATAAACATTCTGAACTCTTTTCCAACAGACATTTGCCATTCACTCCACGCActttaaaaacagaagcaaagtCTTTCCTGTCACATTATCGATACTATACGcctgccaaaagaaaaaaggattttacAGACCAGCGGATAGAAGCTGAAACCCAGACTGAATTAAGCAG ctTTAAATCTGATTTTGAGACAGTTGACACCAAGAACTTCACAGATTCAGAAGAGAACACAAAGCAG GCATCTAATTGTATGACATATGATATCAAAGGAAAAATAGCTCCTTTACCCTTACAAGGGCATGACTTACCGTGGGATGAGAATAAAGATGGCACTCTTCAGTGTTCCTCACCAAG GGCAGTACGTCAGTATTCCCTACAGCTTCCTCCAGAGAGAAAACTCCACTCTGA TGAAGAAGAACTGTTATATCTGAGTTTCATTGAAGATGTAACAGATGAAATTTTGAAACTTGGTTTATTTTCAAACag GTTTTTAGAACGCCTATTTGAGcgacacataaaacaaaataaacatcattTGGAAGAG GAAAAAATGCGCCATCTGCTGCATGTCCTGAAGGTGGACTTAGGCTGCACATCCAGAGAAAACTCAGTAAAGCTGGATGATACTGATATGCTGAATTTACTTGATTTTGAACAGGCTGagaattcagaagaaaatgaagataaacgTAAACATGATACCACAATTCAGCAGGAACGTCAAGAATACCAAAAAGCTTTGGATATGTTATTGTCTGTACCAAAGGATGAAAATGAGAGACTGTCTTCACCAAATGAATTTTTCCTACCCATCTATAAATCAAAGTACTCAGAAGGGGTTATAATTCAACAAGTGAATGATGAAACAAACCTTGGACCTTCAGCTTGGGATGACAAAAATCCGAGTGTCTCTGACAGCTTAACGGACCAAGAGACCTCTGTGAATGTCATTGAAGGGGATAGTGACACTGAAAAGGCAGAGACTTCAAATGAATTATGTTGTCTTAGCACAGAACTCTCCCCGGCTCTTCAGCTTCACAGTGTCCAAGGTGACAACAGTCATGACATGGCAGGACCGACTCTTAAAATCATGGAAATGAGCATTGAGGACTGA
- the SPATA7 gene encoding spermatogenesis-associated protein 7 isoform X2, translating to MDGSRRVRATSVLPRYGPPCLFKGHLSTKSNAAVDCSVPLSMSASIKYADQQRREKLKKELARGERDLKLNKTAMQANSKNNSKSLFNTLQKPSGEPQDEDVLIGEVNGFPSFTRSPRSPVTSSERLHLNLPKSDEVLTNGTEKNSSSSVFNMDYTASGPRRACSGTSYGKGPKSTFPNTHRFQLVISKAPSGDLLDKHSELFSNRHLPFTPRTLKTEAKSFLSHYRYYTPAKRKKDFTDQRIEAETQTELSSFKSDFETVDTKNFTDSEENTKQASNCMTYDIKGKIAPLPLQGHDLPWDENKDGTLQCSSPRAVRQYSLQLPPERKLHSDEEELLYLSFIEDVTDEILKLGLFSNRFLERLFERHIKQNKHHLEEEKMRHLLHVLKVDLGCTSRENSVKLDDTDMLNLLDFEQAENSEENEDKRKHDTTIQQERQEYQKALDMLLSVPKDENERLSSPNEFFLPIYKSKYSEGVIIQQVNDETNLGPSAWDDKNPSVSDSLTDQETSVNVIEGDSDTEKAETSNELCCLSTELSPALQLHSVQGDNSHDMAGPTLKIMEMSIED from the exons ctgcAGTAGACTGCTCGGTTCCATTAAGCATGAGTGCCAGCATCAAAT ATGCAGACCAACAACGAAGAGAGAAACTCAAAAAGGAATTAGCACGAGGTGAAAgggatttgaaattaaataaaacagcaaTGCAGGccaattctaaaaataattccaaGTCACTATTTAACACTCTACAAAAG CCCTCAGGAGAACCACAAGATGAAGATGTGTTAATTGGAGAAGTGAATGGATTTCCATCCTTTACAAGGTCACCAAGGTCACCAGTAACTTCTTCAGAGAGACTACACCTAAATCTACCTAAATCTGATGAAGTCCTCACAAATGGTACCGAGAAAAACTCCAGTTCCTCCGTGTTCAACATGGATTACACTGCCTCTGGGCCCAGGAGAGCATGCTCTGGAACTTCATACGGCAAAGGGCCCAAGAGCACATTCCCAAATACCCATCGGTTTCAGTTAGTTATTTCAAAAGCACCCAGTGGGGACCTTTTGGATAAACATTCTGAACTCTTTTCCAACAGACATTTGCCATTCACTCCACGCActttaaaaacagaagcaaagtCTTTCCTGTCACATTATCGATACTATACGcctgccaaaagaaaaaaggattttacAGACCAGCGGATAGAAGCTGAAACCCAGACTGAATTAAGCAG ctTTAAATCTGATTTTGAGACAGTTGACACCAAGAACTTCACAGATTCAGAAGAGAACACAAAGCAG GCATCTAATTGTATGACATATGATATCAAAGGAAAAATAGCTCCTTTACCCTTACAAGGGCATGACTTACCGTGGGATGAGAATAAAGATGGCACTCTTCAGTGTTCCTCACCAAG GGCAGTACGTCAGTATTCCCTACAGCTTCCTCCAGAGAGAAAACTCCACTCTGA TGAAGAAGAACTGTTATATCTGAGTTTCATTGAAGATGTAACAGATGAAATTTTGAAACTTGGTTTATTTTCAAACag GTTTTTAGAACGCCTATTTGAGcgacacataaaacaaaataaacatcattTGGAAGAG GAAAAAATGCGCCATCTGCTGCATGTCCTGAAGGTGGACTTAGGCTGCACATCCAGAGAAAACTCAGTAAAGCTGGATGATACTGATATGCTGAATTTACTTGATTTTGAACAGGCTGagaattcagaagaaaatgaagataaacgTAAACATGATACCACAATTCAGCAGGAACGTCAAGAATACCAAAAAGCTTTGGATATGTTATTGTCTGTACCAAAGGATGAAAATGAGAGACTGTCTTCACCAAATGAATTTTTCCTACCCATCTATAAATCAAAGTACTCAGAAGGGGTTATAATTCAACAAGTGAATGATGAAACAAACCTTGGACCTTCAGCTTGGGATGACAAAAATCCGAGTGTCTCTGACAGCTTAACGGACCAAGAGACCTCTGTGAATGTCATTGAAGGGGATAGTGACACTGAAAAGGCAGAGACTTCAAATGAATTATGTTGTCTTAGCACAGAACTCTCCCCGGCTCTTCAGCTTCACAGTGTCCAAGGTGACAACAGTCATGACATGGCAGGACCGACTCTTAAAATCATGGAAATGAGCATTGAGGACTGA